Genomic DNA from Ctenopharyngodon idella isolate HZGC_01 chromosome 1, HZGC01, whole genome shotgun sequence:
TGTACTCCGCCACTTCTTgccactaagaaaaaaaaaagaaagacagtaGTTGTTATAAAAACTTGAAATCACCCTGTCAAAAGATGTGCCCAGTCTTTTTGACCATTCAATTCGCTCATAGGAAAGTTTAGTTTAACAATGGAAAAATGAGAATTTGACTcaatttcttttttcccctACATTGGTTCATTTATAGTTTCAATATTTCATTGACACAGAAACGCTTTTTTCTAaacttttttaaactataaaaaatatttccatgAACCATCACTCACTGTTAACTATGCATGACATTTGAAGCAGGTATTGATCACAATCCATAAGCTATAGCATGCTGATACAGAGTTTGATGTAggctatttttttaatatttaataacttgtttttatatgtaataacATGCTATGATTTTGAATGAGGCCCTACATGTCCTTCACTTCAATAGTTCAATAGTTTAGTCATAAGTATTgttatgaaatataataatataaatacactAAACGTTGTGTCAGAATGATGGCTGGCaataattatatgaccagcaacATTTCTCATGTGCCTGTTTCTTCAAATGgcattaataattaacaattaacaaaataattacataattaacaaaaatgaatgttttatgatcAAATGAAAGAGGTATCAGTGGCCCTATATGTGcaaatgaaacaataaataccaATTTACacataataatgcaaaaaaaaaaaaaaaaaaaattatatatatatatatatacacatatacatacacacacacacacacacacacacatacatacataatggGCAATATatgataattataaataataatgcaatatttCTTTATTAAGGTGTTATACCAAAATTTGTGTTAAATACAGCTTCCAAACTTATTATACAACTATTGAATAGTTTCCTGTTGAATGTCATCTATCAGAACATCTGCCAGTTGGCCGGTTAAGATTACAGATGCTTATGCTAAATGGGCTCTGAAGATTTGCTCTTTTTGGATGTCTGACATATCGCCCATCTTACACACGGCTTGTACCAAATACTGCTGAAAACCACTTACACTGCATTGATATTCAAACTAGAgaagataaacagaaaaaaaattaaaaaaagacaaattgtaatgtttgttttttcaccaGAGCCTTCACAAATGATATTGACCCCTATGATAATGGGTGTTCAGATTATTTTGTCCAACCCCTGTAAAATTTAGGTCAAAATGACCCTAAAGTTCATGGATGAGTACAATTTTTTAGAACAGTGGTTctcctggaggcccaccaacactgcacattttgcatgtctcctcaatcaaacacacctgattaaggttatcagctcattagtagtgaCTCAAAGATCTAAAATGTCAGACAAAGGACACATGCAAAACgtgcagtgttggtgggcctccaggaatgtggttgggaaccactgtctTAGAAGAACAATACGGTCAAATAAGCTACCAAATAAAATGTCTGTACTTACCAAGATGTGCAAGGCTGCCAACGAAAAAGATATTCTTTTCTTCCCTTTAAAGAAcggacagacaaaaaaaatgtatcaagatCTGTTACATCATTATACTTCAAGCTAAACAGCACAAGgaataaaataactgatttatgCTAGTTATTTTCATGTACTTGTCAACCTAACAATAATATAATTGGACAATTTACTGGTCAGTGAAACTGTTTAGGGATGTTGCCAGTTACCAGTGCTGTTAACTTACTGTTTCAGTAGCAAAAGTTACATGTAACATTACAATTCATTTGAAGGTTTTAAAGAGGAATAAACAGTAGTAATGAAGTGGCTTTTTTCCTTCTTTATTCTGACCAACCTCCCTATCTCTCTCCCTCACAACCTCTCCATGGTACACATCCTGGCTGTTATGTGAACATTCTGTAACGCAACAACATGCATCCATAATTACAACTGGATTAgtcttttttttcagtgttatgTGTCAATTTTCAAATTAACTGAATGTAGTTCAACAATAAGCATTACAAAGAAGGAAACATTACCATTATGTATTTGTCTCCCCTTTCTCTTTATTGGCTTGTAGAACACATTGGAAATATTGACTGTAAAGGTGGAGTCGTTGGGCACAGAGGTGTGGTCGTTAAATGCAGGGGTGGGGTCATTTGACAAAGAAGCAGTTCCACTGGTCTGAAAGGCGGAGTTGCTGGACACAGATGCAGGGTGATTGGCCGCAGTGGTGGAGTTGATGGATGCGAAAGCGGGGTCATTGGACACAGACGGAGGGTCACTGGCTGAAAAGGTGGAGCTTTTAAACACAGAGGCGGGGTCACTGGATGCAGAGGCAGAGGTGTTGCACACAGAGGCGGGGTCACTGGACGCAGAGGTGTTGGACACAGAGGCGGGGTCACTGGACGCAGAGGCAGAGGTGTTGCACACAGAGGCGGGGTCACTGGACGCAGAGGTGTTGGACACAGAGGCGGGGTCACTGGATGCAGAGGCGGGGTCACTGGACGCAGAGGTGTTGGACACAGAGGCGGGGTCACTGGACGCAGAGGTGTTGGACACAGAGGCGGGGTCACTGGACGCAGAGGCAGAGGTGTTGGACACAGATGCGGGGTCACTGGACACAGAGGTGTTAGACACAGAAGTAGGGTTGTTC
This window encodes:
- the LOC127511840 gene encoding polycystic kidney disease protein 1-like 3; translated protein: MSPFLTRNNPTSVSNTSVSSDPASVSNTSASASSDPASVSNTSASSDPASVSNTSASSDPASASSDPASVSNTSASSDPASVCNTSASASSDPASVSNTSASSDPASVCNTSASASSDPASVFKSSTFSASDPPSVSNDPAFASINSTTAANHPASVSSNSAFQTSGTASLSNDPTPAFNDHTSVPNDSTFTVNISNVFYKPIKRKGRQIHNGKKRISFSLAALHILWQEVAEYMGVRGCCTVVCELFASV